In Nitrobacteraceae bacterium AZCC 1564, the following proteins share a genomic window:
- a CDS encoding signal transduction histidine kinase (product_source=COG0642; cath_funfam=1.10.287.130,3.30.565.10; cog=COG0642; pfam=PF00672,PF02518; smart=SM00304,SM00387; superfamily=47384,55874; transmembrane_helix_parts=Outside_1_19,TMhelix_20_42,Inside_43_159,TMhelix_160_182,Outside_183_446) translates to MSTTAALQRLQLWPRTLGARLFLILLTGLIIAHALSFSALFLERYMTAKTMMLGTLERDVATSIAILDRLPANERADWVARLDRGTYRFVLGRGLAGIPDMSQRGAEIAAKIREAAGQRYPVTVESIPGDGKRLQAHVTLSDGSPLTIDVNPALMPLAQWLPYVLVAQLALLILCCWYAVRLAIRPLVDLANAADALDPNKKAPRLSETGPREVAHAATAFNKMRDRIADYLEERVQILAAISHDLQTPITRMKLRAELAEEGESKEKLLQDLAQIEQLVREGIAYARSAHGTAEKFSKMDVDSFLQSLVYDYQDVGSAVNLTGRTHAQINSKPHALRRILGNLIDNALKFGGSAAVSVEKKTDNDILIMVKDNGPGIPEDQLQAVLQPFYRLERSRSRDTGGTGLGLAIAHQLALAIGGSLTLRNHPDGGLVATVLLTSAGDRPN, encoded by the coding sequence ATGAGCACGACGGCTGCATTGCAGCGGCTTCAGCTCTGGCCTCGCACGCTGGGCGCGAGGCTTTTCCTGATCCTGTTGACGGGCTTGATCATTGCGCACGCGCTGTCTTTCAGCGCTCTGTTTCTGGAGCGCTATATGACGGCCAAGACGATGATGCTTGGCACTTTGGAGAGAGACGTCGCAACATCGATCGCCATTCTGGATCGTCTGCCTGCGAATGAGCGCGCCGATTGGGTCGCGCGGCTCGACCGCGGAACATATCGATTTGTGCTCGGTCGAGGTCTCGCCGGCATTCCGGACATGAGCCAACGCGGTGCGGAGATCGCCGCCAAAATACGAGAGGCCGCCGGCCAGCGTTACCCTGTCACCGTCGAATCAATCCCTGGTGACGGCAAACGCCTTCAGGCGCATGTTACCTTAAGCGACGGCAGCCCGCTGACAATTGACGTGAATCCCGCACTGATGCCGCTGGCGCAATGGCTGCCTTACGTGCTCGTCGCCCAGCTCGCTCTTCTCATTCTGTGCTGCTGGTATGCCGTCCGGCTGGCGATCCGCCCGCTTGTGGATCTTGCCAACGCCGCTGATGCGCTCGACCCGAACAAGAAAGCGCCGCGCCTAAGCGAAACTGGACCGCGCGAGGTGGCCCATGCTGCGACGGCATTCAACAAAATGCGGGATCGCATCGCAGACTATCTCGAAGAGCGGGTCCAAATTCTGGCGGCGATCTCCCACGATCTTCAGACGCCGATCACCCGAATGAAGCTCCGGGCTGAGCTCGCCGAGGAAGGGGAGAGCAAAGAGAAGCTGCTGCAGGATCTCGCTCAGATCGAGCAGCTCGTCCGCGAGGGCATTGCCTACGCCCGCAGTGCCCACGGCACCGCCGAGAAATTCTCGAAGATGGATGTCGACTCATTCCTGCAAAGTCTCGTCTATGACTATCAGGATGTCGGAAGCGCAGTGAATCTTACGGGCCGCACGCATGCGCAGATCAATTCGAAGCCTCACGCGCTGCGGCGCATTCTTGGCAATCTCATCGACAATGCACTGAAGTTCGGAGGAAGTGCAGCCGTTTCGGTGGAGAAGAAAACCGATAACGATATTCTGATCATGGTGAAGGACAACGGCCCGGGCATCCCGGAGGACCAGCTTCAGGCGGTGCTTCAACCGTTCTATCGCCTTGAGCGGTCGCGAAGTCGCGATACCGGCGGCACAGGCTTAGGCCTCGCGATTGCGCACCAGCTTGCGCTGGCTATTGGTGGATCATTGACCTTGCGCAACCATCCGGATGGAGGATTGGTCGCAACTGTCTTGCTGACCAGCGCAGGCGACCGGCCGAACTAA
- a CDS encoding two-component system OmpR family response regulator (product_source=KO:K02483; cath_funfam=1.10.10.10,3.40.50.2300; cog=COG0745; ko=KO:K02483; pfam=PF00072,PF00486; smart=SM00448; superfamily=46894,52172), with translation MDHVDHILIVDDDREIRELVSSYLKKNGLRVSLAADGRQMRAFLETDSVDLIVLDIMMPGDDGLVLCRELRAGKHKTTPILMLTARSDETDRIVGLEMGADDYLAKPFAARELLARIKAVLRRTRMLPPNLQVTEVGQLLAFGDWQLDTTARHLLDQNGTAIALSGAEYRLLRVFVDHPQRVLNRDQLLNLTQGREAELFDRSIDLLVSRLRQRLNDDAREPAYIKTVRSEGYVFAVPVEIRESRQ, from the coding sequence ATGGATCACGTTGATCACATCCTGATTGTCGATGACGACCGCGAGATCCGGGAGCTGGTATCGAGCTATCTCAAGAAGAATGGCCTGCGCGTCAGCCTTGCCGCCGATGGACGGCAGATGCGAGCATTCCTGGAAACTGACTCTGTCGACCTGATCGTGCTCGATATCATGATGCCGGGCGATGATGGTCTGGTGCTCTGCCGCGAGCTGCGCGCGGGCAAACACAAGACCACACCGATCCTGATGCTGACCGCGCGGTCGGATGAGACCGACCGCATCGTCGGGCTAGAGATGGGCGCGGATGATTATCTTGCGAAGCCATTTGCGGCGCGCGAACTGCTTGCGCGCATTAAGGCTGTCCTGCGCCGCACCCGCATGTTGCCGCCCAATCTGCAGGTCACCGAGGTCGGTCAACTGCTGGCATTTGGCGACTGGCAGCTCGACACCACGGCACGGCACCTGCTCGACCAGAACGGCACCGCGATTGCTCTCAGCGGCGCGGAATACCGGCTACTGCGCGTCTTCGTCGATCATCCGCAACGCGTCCTCAATCGCGACCAGCTCCTGAATCTGACGCAAGGCCGTGAAGCCGAGCTGTTTGATCGCTCCATCGATCTTCTCGTCAGCCGCCTGCGCCAGCGCCTGAATGACGATGCACGAGAGCCTGCCTATATCAAGACCGTCCGCAGCGAAGGCTACGTCTTCGCGGTGCCGGTCGAAATCCGCGAGAGCCGGCAATGA
- a CDS encoding cytochrome c biogenesis protein CcdA/thiol-disulfide isomerase/thioredoxin (product_source=COG0785/COG0526; cath_funfam=3.40.30.10; cog=COG0526,COG0785; pfam=PF00578,PF02683,PF17991; superfamily=52833; transmembrane_helix_parts=Inside_1_6,TMhelix_7_29,Outside_30_43,TMhelix_44_66,Inside_67_72,TMhelix_73_95,Outside_96_122,TMhelix_123_145,Inside_146_157,TMhelix_158_180,Outside_181_590), with amino-acid sequence MILLVVAYLGGVLTILSPCILPVLPFVFARAEQPFLKSTLPMLVGMALTFAIVATLAAVGGSWAIHANEYGRYIAIAMLAMFGVTLLSPQLASVVTQPIVALGNRLSNATDGSRSAATVGSSLLLGIATGLLWAPCAGPILGLVLTGAALQGANVQTTLLLLAYAAGAATSLAVALLIGGRVFTAMKQSLGAGEWVRRGLGVAVLGGVVAIGLGADTGFLSRLSSVSTGKFEQAVLDAFNMSKANSASRVTEGNSMMMASNEPRPQLRSMLPVEGQLPSLDGAVEWLNSQPLTAEQLRGKVVLVDFWTYSCINCIRSVPYVRAWAEKYKDQGVVVIGVHAPEFAFEKNIGNVKKAVEDFRLGYPVAVDNNFKIWRAFRNNYWPALYIADAKGQIRYHHFGEGNYDKTEEVIQQLLAEAGSRKVETGMVKPDAKGAQAAPDLGHIGSSETYIGYERASDFVSPEGLRSDVAHDYTTVAPGLNEWGLTGNWTVGPELATLNREGGGITYRFSARDLHLVLGARSGKPLRFLVTIDGKPPGESHGSDIDADGNGTITKTRLYQLVRQAGEVRARTFEVRFLDPGVEAFAFTFG; translated from the coding sequence ATGATCCTTCTGGTTGTTGCCTATCTCGGAGGTGTTCTGACGATCCTCAGTCCCTGCATCCTGCCGGTGCTTCCTTTTGTTTTTGCGCGGGCGGAACAGCCGTTCCTCAAGAGCACCTTGCCGATGCTGGTTGGCATGGCGCTGACGTTTGCAATCGTTGCCACGCTCGCCGCAGTCGGTGGTAGCTGGGCAATCCATGCGAATGAATATGGGCGATACATCGCTATTGCGATGCTGGCCATGTTCGGCGTGACGCTGCTCTCGCCGCAGCTTGCCAGCGTTGTGACGCAGCCCATCGTCGCTCTCGGGAATCGGCTGTCGAATGCGACCGATGGATCGCGATCGGCGGCGACAGTCGGCAGCTCGCTGCTGCTCGGCATCGCGACCGGCCTGCTTTGGGCGCCTTGCGCCGGACCGATCCTTGGATTGGTGCTGACTGGTGCCGCGCTTCAGGGCGCGAACGTGCAGACCACCTTGTTGCTCCTGGCGTATGCGGCAGGTGCTGCGACCTCGCTTGCCGTTGCTCTCCTGATTGGCGGCCGCGTGTTTACAGCGATGAAGCAGTCGCTGGGCGCCGGTGAGTGGGTGCGTCGCGGTCTCGGTGTTGCCGTGCTTGGCGGCGTCGTCGCGATCGGGCTCGGTGCTGACACCGGCTTTCTCTCGCGTCTCTCCAGCGTCAGCACGGGCAAGTTCGAGCAGGCGGTGCTCGATGCATTCAACATGAGCAAGGCAAACTCGGCGTCCAGAGTGACAGAGGGTAACAGCATGATGATGGCATCGAACGAACCGCGTCCGCAGCTTCGCAGCATGCTGCCGGTGGAGGGCCAGTTGCCGTCGCTGGACGGCGCGGTCGAATGGCTTAATTCGCAGCCGCTCACGGCTGAACAACTGCGCGGCAAGGTCGTGCTGGTCGATTTCTGGACCTATTCCTGCATCAACTGCATTCGCTCCGTTCCTTACGTTCGCGCCTGGGCCGAAAAGTACAAGGATCAGGGCGTCGTCGTGATCGGCGTCCACGCGCCGGAATTCGCCTTCGAGAAGAACATCGGCAACGTCAAAAAGGCGGTTGAGGATTTCCGGCTCGGCTATCCGGTCGCCGTGGACAACAACTTCAAGATCTGGCGCGCCTTCCGGAACAACTATTGGCCGGCGCTCTATATCGCCGATGCCAAGGGGCAGATCCGGTATCACCACTTTGGTGAAGGCAATTACGACAAGACTGAAGAGGTCATTCAGCAACTACTGGCGGAGGCGGGAAGCCGGAAGGTCGAGACCGGCATGGTCAAGCCGGATGCAAAGGGCGCGCAAGCCGCGCCCGACCTTGGCCACATCGGATCGTCCGAAACATATATCGGCTATGAACGTGCGTCTGATTTTGTGTCGCCCGAAGGCCTGCGAAGTGACGTGGCCCATGATTACACGACCGTTGCGCCCGGACTTAACGAATGGGGCCTGACCGGTAACTGGACCGTCGGACCTGAGCTCGCGACGCTCAACCGGGAAGGCGGCGGGATCACCTACCGCTTCAGCGCACGTGATTTGCATCTGGTTCTGGGGGCACGTTCTGGCAAACCGCTGCGCTTTCTGGTCACGATCGACGGCAAGCCGCCGGGCGAAAGCCATGGGTCAGACATTGATGCCGACGGTAACGGGACCATCACGAAAACGCGTCTCTATCAGCTCGTGCGACAGGCGGGTGAGGTGAGGGCGCGGACGTTCGAAGTCCGCTTCCTTGATCCAGGCGTCGAAGCCTTCGCGTTTACCTTTGGATGA
- a CDS encoding hypothetical protein (product_source=Hypo-rule applied), which translates to MYAIAQPVLMIHAAELRHGVPTELLGLFGALLRIALPSVDVMNQIKLHLMMWSWSAAVIARSISRTGYRFRSFPQEAEVPAPENPSRRI; encoded by the coding sequence ATGTACGCGATTGCTCAACCGGTCCTAATGATACATGCTGCAGAGTTACGTCATGGTGTCCCAACCGAGTTGCTTGGTCTGTTCGGCGCCTTGCTTCGCATCGCCTTGCCGAGCGTGGATGTCATGAACCAGATAAAGCTGCATCTCATGATGTGGAGCTGGTCGGCGGCAGTGATAGCGCGCTCGATTTCAAGGACGGGTTACCGCTTCCGGTCCTTTCCACAGGAAGCTGAGGTGCCCGCGCCGGAGAACCCGTCTCGCAGAATTTGA
- a CDS encoding molybdopterin molybdotransferase (product_source=KO:K03750; cath_funfam=2.170.190.11,3.40.980.10; cog=COG0303; ko=KO:K03750; pfam=PF00994,PF03453; superfamily=53218,63867,63882) has translation MSAMNPRPAIGSLISLEEALNRLLEGCELVKPHDVPIPEALGHVLAQTLTANEPYPAKNIATRDGWALRSQDLVGATAYSPVLLNELPAWMESGDTLPAGCDCVLEPELLEQAGPIVQIISETIPGAGVRRIGEELKAENTPVLAGKMLGPLDLVIARAIGLEKLAVRRPRVRIVNVPPANGNSSTAPLIADVVRRGGGHVVSIEAAGRDAMSIADELKATGCDMIVIIGGTGEGRTDTTAAALAEKSALLAHGIALQPGRTTAIGQIGKCPVVALPGALDQALAAWWAIALPVLDRLSGRHISQETLPLALKISSGPGMADVVLLKQEEAKWLPLSIGDLSLGSLSRADAWAVIPGRSEGYASGALCGAYLLRDTM, from the coding sequence TTGTCAGCGATGAACCCTCGGCCCGCGATCGGCTCTTTGATCTCTCTTGAAGAGGCGTTGAACCGGCTTTTGGAAGGCTGTGAGCTTGTTAAGCCGCATGATGTGCCGATACCAGAGGCGCTCGGACATGTTTTGGCCCAGACGTTGACAGCGAACGAGCCTTATCCGGCAAAGAACATAGCGACCCGTGACGGCTGGGCGCTCCGTTCACAGGATCTTGTCGGCGCTACGGCTTATTCTCCAGTTTTGTTGAATGAGTTGCCGGCCTGGATGGAGAGCGGTGATACTCTTCCGGCGGGCTGTGATTGCGTTCTCGAGCCGGAGTTGCTTGAGCAGGCAGGTCCCATCGTGCAAATCATATCCGAAACGATTCCCGGTGCGGGTGTCAGGCGCATCGGCGAAGAACTGAAAGCGGAAAACACGCCGGTTTTAGCGGGCAAGATGTTAGGTCCGCTTGATCTCGTGATCGCACGGGCCATCGGCCTGGAGAAACTAGCGGTCCGTCGCCCACGGGTGCGGATCGTTAATGTGCCGCCGGCGAATGGCAACTCATCGACGGCGCCGTTGATCGCGGACGTTGTCCGCCGCGGCGGCGGTCACGTCGTTTCGATTGAAGCTGCCGGTCGTGATGCAATGTCGATCGCGGATGAGCTCAAGGCGACCGGCTGTGACATGATTGTGATCATTGGCGGAACTGGTGAGGGGCGCACTGACACGACGGCCGCCGCACTTGCGGAGAAGAGTGCGCTTTTGGCGCATGGCATTGCGCTGCAGCCCGGCCGTACAACAGCCATTGGCCAGATCGGAAAGTGTCCTGTTGTCGCCTTGCCGGGAGCCCTGGATCAGGCGCTTGCAGCATGGTGGGCAATCGCGCTGCCGGTTCTGGACCGGCTGTCGGGCCGGCATATATCTCAGGAAACGCTGCCGTTGGCACTCAAGATTTCATCGGGACCTGGAATGGCTGACGTCGTCTTACTGAAGCAAGAAGAAGCGAAGTGGCTTCCGCTCTCCATCGGGGATCTTTCCCTCGGCAGCTTGTCACGCGCAGATGCCTGGGCTGTGATTCCTGGCCGAAGCGAAGGATACGCATCTGGCGCACTTTGCGGTGCCTATCTGCTTCGCGATACCATGTGA
- a CDS encoding putative molybdopterin biosynthesis protein (product_source=KO:K07219; cath_funfam=2.170.190.11,3.40.980.10; cog=COG0303,COG1910; ko=KO:K07219; pfam=PF00994,PF03453,PF03454,PF12727; superfamily=53218,53850,63867,63882; tigrfam=TIGR00177): MIDPSVSLNPTIDQEQFLTILSREEAIARFEEALFPRALATEKRALSDALGYALADDVIAPLDVPPFDRSNVDGFAVRSSDLVQAAETAPVRLTLNGETIACGVDPQLMVGSGTATPIATGGPIPRGADAVIMIEHTQPNHGAIRVRRAVSPGQFVSYAGSDIARGEVLLRVGTIIGSREIGMVAACGIAQVSVVKRPKVAILSTGDELVSPGKPLSPAQIYDTNGSIVTAAVNENGGSARFMGSIPDDEARLEAAMREALADCDMLVLSGGTSKGAGDVSHRIIGRLGEPGIIAHGVALKPGKPLCLAVCDGKPVVILPGFPTSAMFTFHDMIVPVLRRLAGLPPRTDAHVQAKVPVRIASELGRTEFVMVSLVEGDNGLIAYPSGKGSGAITAFAQADGFLRIDALADQMPAGTEAEVTLFTPHVRVPDLVIVGSHCTGLDIITAPLARAGLSVRSISVGSLGGLAAARRGECDLAPIHLFDEKTDTYNVSFLVPGLELMPGYRRMQGIVFRRGDSRFEGLDAKGAVGAALADSSCIMVNRNQGAGTRILIDRLLEGARPDGYWNQPKSHNAVAAAVAQRRADWGMTIAPVAHAAGLGFIPFAEEHYDFALVTSRRERPAVQAFVESLASAETRAALERTGFRPA; the protein is encoded by the coding sequence ATGATTGATCCCTCAGTTTCACTAAATCCTACCATCGATCAGGAGCAGTTCCTTACAATCCTCTCTCGTGAGGAGGCCATTGCTCGTTTCGAGGAGGCGCTCTTTCCGCGTGCTTTGGCCACAGAAAAGCGCGCGTTGTCCGATGCGCTTGGATATGCGTTGGCTGATGATGTAATCGCGCCGCTCGATGTGCCGCCGTTCGATCGCTCGAATGTTGATGGGTTTGCGGTGCGTTCGTCCGATCTCGTGCAGGCTGCGGAAACTGCGCCGGTTCGCCTTACTCTCAACGGTGAAACGATTGCATGCGGTGTCGACCCGCAATTGATGGTGGGATCAGGGACGGCAACGCCGATCGCGACGGGTGGCCCGATCCCCCGCGGTGCAGATGCCGTCATCATGATCGAACACACGCAACCCAATCACGGTGCGATTCGTGTGCGGCGTGCCGTCTCGCCGGGACAGTTCGTCTCCTATGCCGGCTCTGACATCGCGCGCGGCGAGGTGCTGTTGCGCGTGGGGACGATCATCGGCTCGCGCGAAATTGGCATGGTGGCGGCCTGCGGCATCGCGCAGGTTTCCGTCGTGAAAAGGCCGAAGGTTGCAATTCTGTCCACGGGCGATGAACTTGTTTCACCGGGCAAGCCGCTGTCCCCCGCGCAGATCTATGACACCAATGGATCGATCGTGACGGCGGCGGTGAACGAGAACGGCGGTTCAGCGCGCTTCATGGGCTCCATCCCGGACGACGAAGCAAGGTTAGAGGCGGCGATGCGGGAAGCGCTCGCTGATTGCGATATGCTGGTTCTGTCGGGCGGCACATCGAAAGGCGCGGGCGACGTTTCACACCGGATCATTGGGCGGCTCGGCGAGCCAGGCATTATCGCGCATGGCGTTGCGTTGAAGCCGGGAAAGCCGTTGTGTCTCGCGGTCTGCGACGGAAAACCCGTTGTCATTCTGCCTGGATTTCCAACGTCGGCGATGTTCACGTTTCACGACATGATCGTACCGGTGTTGCGGCGTCTGGCCGGATTGCCGCCGCGCACCGACGCACATGTGCAAGCCAAGGTACCGGTTCGTATCGCATCCGAATTGGGACGTACTGAATTTGTCATGGTGTCACTTGTGGAAGGCGATAATGGTTTGATCGCCTATCCATCCGGCAAGGGATCGGGTGCGATCACGGCCTTTGCACAGGCCGATGGATTTTTGCGGATCGATGCGCTTGCTGATCAGATGCCGGCTGGTACTGAGGCGGAGGTGACGTTGTTCACGCCCCATGTGCGTGTGCCGGATCTGGTGATTGTCGGCAGCCATTGCACGGGCCTGGACATCATCACTGCGCCTCTGGCGCGGGCAGGTCTTTCGGTGCGGTCGATCTCGGTCGGAAGTTTGGGTGGGCTGGCGGCTGCGCGACGCGGCGAATGTGATCTCGCGCCGATCCATCTCTTCGATGAAAAGACCGACACTTACAATGTCTCATTTCTCGTCCCGGGCCTTGAACTGATGCCCGGTTATCGACGCATGCAGGGCATCGTATTCAGGAGAGGCGACAGTCGCTTTGAGGGGCTTGATGCGAAGGGTGCCGTCGGTGCTGCACTTGCCGACTCATCGTGCATCATGGTGAACCGGAACCAGGGAGCTGGCACACGCATCCTGATTGACCGGCTTCTGGAAGGTGCGCGGCCGGATGGCTACTGGAATCAACCGAAATCTCACAACGCAGTGGCTGCCGCAGTGGCCCAAAGGCGGGCTGATTGGGGTATGACGATTGCGCCTGTCGCTCATGCGGCCGGGCTAGGTTTCATCCCCTTTGCTGAAGAGCATTACGATTTTGCGCTGGTGACATCTCGCCGGGAGCGACCGGCTGTTCAGGCGTTTGTGGAATCACTGGCATCGGCGGAGACGCGCGCGGCCCTCGAACGGACAGGATTTAGACCTGCTTAA
- a CDS encoding molybdopterin molybdotransferase (product_source=KO:K03750; cath_funfam=2.170.190.11,2.40.340.10,3.40.980.10; cog=COG0303; ko=KO:K03750; pfam=PF00994,PF03453,PF03454; superfamily=53218,63867,63882; tigrfam=TIGR00177), translating to MAQLSDDCFAFGGPMMSVDEAVAMIASRVQAVQDVEAVSLAGADGRVLAETVVASMPLPPFTNSAVDGYAVRSEDLPLAGKQAFPVVGRIAAGGAAKEPIKPAQAVRIFTGAPMPVGADTVFMQEDVRVEDGQVFLPAGLKVGANVRLTGEDISEGASALPSGTRLRPQDVALIAALGLTKINVRRRIRVAVFSTGNELVAPGAERVPSQLFDSNRYMLIAMLGRLGCEVSDLGILPDDRASLAQSLRKASAGHDLILTSGGVSTGEEDHVKAAVEAVGSLVLWRIAIKPGRPVAMGVIEGTPFIGLPGNPVASFVTFTYVVRPTVLALLGAPQDHPIPNPMRAAFAYKKKISRREYVRVNVRRASDGMLEAVKFPREGAGLLSSLVVTDGFVELPEDITEVKPGDVVNFLSYAGLT from the coding sequence ATGGCGCAGCTTTCCGACGATTGTTTTGCTTTCGGTGGACCGATGATGTCGGTCGACGAAGCTGTTGCAATGATCGCATCGCGAGTTCAGGCCGTGCAGGATGTCGAGGCCGTTTCACTCGCTGGCGCGGACGGACGCGTTCTTGCAGAAACAGTCGTGGCATCGATGCCGCTGCCGCCGTTCACCAATTCCGCTGTCGATGGCTACGCGGTTCGCAGTGAAGATCTTCCGCTTGCAGGCAAGCAGGCGTTTCCGGTCGTGGGGCGCATTGCGGCGGGCGGCGCGGCCAAAGAGCCAATCAAACCCGCCCAAGCCGTTCGCATCTTTACCGGTGCGCCGATGCCGGTGGGCGCCGATACGGTCTTCATGCAGGAGGATGTCAGGGTCGAAGATGGGCAGGTCTTTCTGCCGGCAGGACTCAAAGTTGGCGCCAACGTAAGGCTGACCGGCGAAGATATTTCTGAAGGCGCGTCGGCGTTGCCATCGGGAACGCGCTTGCGGCCACAGGACGTTGCGCTGATTGCTGCGCTTGGGCTGACGAAGATTAACGTGCGAAGGCGAATTCGCGTCGCCGTGTTTTCAACCGGTAATGAGCTGGTTGCGCCCGGCGCAGAGCGCGTGCCGTCGCAATTGTTCGATTCCAACCGTTACATGCTGATCGCGATGCTCGGTCGCCTTGGGTGTGAGGTCAGCGACCTGGGTATTCTCCCGGATGATCGCGCGTCACTGGCGCAGTCACTGCGCAAGGCGTCGGCCGGCCATGATCTGATTTTGACCTCTGGCGGTGTTTCTACGGGCGAAGAGGATCACGTTAAAGCCGCGGTCGAAGCCGTTGGCTCCCTGGTGTTGTGGCGTATTGCCATCAAACCCGGACGTCCTGTTGCAATGGGCGTGATTGAAGGCACGCCATTTATCGGATTGCCAGGAAATCCGGTCGCAAGTTTCGTGACATTTACCTATGTCGTGCGTCCGACCGTGCTTGCGCTGCTTGGAGCGCCGCAGGACCATCCGATCCCGAATCCGATGAGGGCAGCTTTCGCTTACAAAAAGAAGATATCCCGCCGCGAGTATGTCCGGGTGAATGTCCGTCGCGCGAGTGACGGCATGCTGGAAGCTGTCAAATTTCCACGGGAAGGGGCGGGTCTTTTGTCGTCGCTCGTGGTAACGGATGGCTTCGTTGAACTCCCCGAAGACATCACCGAGGTAAAACCGGGCGATGTCGTCAATTTCCTCAGCTATGCAGGCCTGACGT